A genome region from Actinomycetota bacterium includes the following:
- a CDS encoding methylated-DNA--[protein]-cysteine S-methyltransferase has protein sequence MKPCREKRDTLVACYYNTQYGVGALIFSDFGLAGLILPTKCEEEIQREVLRRFPTATCDNKNTSLAKILSSYFRGERVKFNQALDLVDFPPFEREVFQIVCTIPYGETRTYKWVADVLAKPRAYRAIGKALSRNPVPIVIPCHRVVKSDGELGGFSAGVWWKKELLKLEGYLRDKAG, from the coding sequence TTGAAACCGTGCCGGGAAAAACGAGACACTTTAGTCGCCTGTTACTACAATACTCAATATGGTGTTGGGGCGCTGATCTTCAGCGATTTTGGTCTGGCGGGTCTCATCCTTCCCACCAAATGTGAGGAGGAGATTCAAAGGGAGGTTTTAAGAAGATTTCCCACGGCTACCTGCGATAATAAAAATACTTCCTTGGCAAAAATCCTTTCTTCTTATTTTCGGGGAGAAAGGGTAAAATTCAACCAAGCCCTGGATTTGGTGGATTTTCCTCCTTTTGAGAGGGAAGTTTTTCAAATCGTGTGCACAATCCCCTATGGGGAGACCAGAACTTACAAATGGGTAGCCGATGTCCTTGCTAAACCTAGAGCTTATAGGGCTATAGGTAAAGCTTTAAGCAGGAATCCTGTACCCATAGTCATACCTTGCCACAGGGTGGTGAAGAGTGATGGTGAATTGGGTGGATTTAGCGCGGGAGTTTGGTGGAAGAAGGAGCTTTTAAAACTCGAAGGATATCTGAGAGATAAGGCTGGTTAA